GATAATCCTAGACATTTATCAAAAGTAGTTAAATTAAAGTAAAGGAAATTAAAAATGAATATAGAAGCTTTAGCAATTGGAGAAATAGGAATAGATATAATCGCTACAGGTTTTAAGAAAATACCAAAAAGTTGGAGTGAGCCTGAAAAATTAAGTCATATAGGAATATATGTTGCAGGTGCAGCTGGATATTTTATTGAATGCCTCTCAAGGCTTGGGCTTAAATGCGGAATAATTGGAAAAATAGGAGAAGATGAGTGGGGACAAATTATAAAAAGAGGGCTTGAAAAAGAAAAAGTTTCAACAGAATATTTAATTATTGATAAAAATAAAGCTACTGAAGTTACTTTAATATTAATCTTTAAAAATAAAAAGAAGATACAATTTATTACACCTATACCTCAATTAGAATTTAATGAAATAAATTTTGAATGCTTTAAAGGGATTAAATTATTGCATTTTTCTGGTTATCTTTTATTACCTAGCTTATGGGGAGAAAAAGCAATAGAAATTTTTAAAATAGCAAAAGAAAATAAAGTATTAACTTGTTTAAATCCTCAAGCAAGCATAACTGGAGATTGGGTTACACCATTTAAAAATAATTTATTAGAATATGTAGATGTATTAACACTTGATGAAGAAGAGGCAAGAAAAATTACTAAACAAAAAAATTTAAGAAATTGTATAAAGAAATTGCATGAAATGGGTTCAAAAATAATTGCTATAAAAGCAGGAAGAAAAGGATGCATTTTAAGTAATGGAAAAGAAATATTAAAAATACCAAGTTATAAAGTAAATGTAGTTTGTACTGTAGGTGCAGGAGATGCTTTTGATGCTGCTTTTCTATATGCTTTATTAAATAATTGGAAATTAGAATATGCTGGGAAATTTGCAAATGCTGCTGCAGCACTTAGTACAACAAAAATGGATTGTAAAGAAGGGTTTGAAAATATAGAACAAATAAAAGAGTTTATGAATAAATATAAAATTTAAATAAATAAAAAATAATAAATATTTGTTAAGGTGGTTAAATGAAAACATTTTTTAAAGATATAGTAATTGAAACAAAGAAGAATAGTGAATTAATAAATATAACAGATATAGTGAAAAAAGCAATTAATGAATCTAATATTAAGAATGGTTTTACAATTGTTTTTTCACATCATACAACAACTGGAATATTGATAAATGAGAATGAACCTGGATTGGAAATAGATATAATGAATTATTTAAAGAGAATAACACCAGAAGAAGATGATTATTTTCATCACCATTACTTTTATAAAGATGGAAGGATGGCAGTGAATGCATGGGCTCATTTTAGAAGCATATTAACTGGATTGAATGCTATTATCCTTATAAGAAATGGAGAGGCAATACTCGGTTCAAGAGAAAATGTTTACTTAGCTGAATTTGATGGACCAAAAGAAAGAAAAGTAACAATAATGGTTATAGGTGAATAAAATGAGAGTAATAGATTTTCATGTGCACCCACTTGTTAAAGAGGCTT
This genomic window from Nitrososphaerota archaeon contains:
- a CDS encoding carbohydrate kinase family protein — encoded protein: MNIEALAIGEIGIDIIATGFKKIPKSWSEPEKLSHIGIYVAGAAGYFIECLSRLGLKCGIIGKIGEDEWGQIIKRGLEKEKVSTEYLIIDKNKATEVTLILIFKNKKKIQFITPIPQLEFNEINFECFKGIKLLHFSGYLLLPSLWGEKAIEIFKIAKENKVLTCLNPQASITGDWVTPFKNNLLEYVDVLTLDEEEARKITKQKNLRNCIKKLHEMGSKIIAIKAGRKGCILSNGKEILKIPSYKVNVVCTVGAGDAFDAAFLYALLNNWKLEYAGKFANAAAALSTTKMDCKEGFENIEQIKEFMNKYKI
- a CDS encoding secondary thiamine-phosphate synthase enzyme YjbQ, with translation MKTFFKDIVIETKKNSELINITDIVKKAINESNIKNGFTIVFSHHTTTGILINENEPGLEIDIMNYLKRITPEEDDYFHHHYFYKDGRMAVNAWAHFRSILTGLNAIILIRNGEAILGSRENVYLAEFDGPKERKVTIMVIGE